The Candidatus Neptunochlamydia vexilliferae genomic interval CACCTCGGTTCCTGCGGTAATCTTTTCGATATACTCGTAGGTAACAGTCCCTTCCCCTTTGGAGATCACCTGATAGGGCTTTCCGAACTGTTTTTGCAGCTCTTCAGTGGTCATCCCCACTTCAACCGCTGCATACTCATTCCGCGTCATGATTTTGGTGTTTGTGGAACATCCCACCAAGAATAAAAGTGCTAGTAATGTGTATCTCATAATTTCCTATTAAATAATCTTGCTATTACATGCAATTAATAAAAAAGCG includes:
- the bamE gene encoding outer membrane protein assembly factor BamE domain-containing protein; translation: MRYTLLALLFLVGCSTNTKIMTRNEYAAVEVGMTTEELQKQFGKPYQVISKGEGTVTYEYIEKITAGTEVIEQRRYYIVIEDGKVIGKYMKLSNPPPFEAIYSDTPYPDY